One stretch of Chryseobacterium indologenes DNA includes these proteins:
- a CDS encoding VOC family protein — MNNDIFPCLWYDGDAKQSAEFYCKVFGGEVTADTPVVMNIDLFGQRVMLLNGGPQFKKNPSISFMVICDSEDEVQTYWDQLLEGGIALMELGSYSWSKKYGWVQDKYGVTWQLFLGEKAQEQRIVPTLMFIHGNNGKAKEAMELYTQTFPNSSIGNILEYGDGSEGHPIPEPAENVQHAHFIIDGYSLFCMDNSYDHQFDFNEGISLVVMTDNQQQTDTYWNALTSNGGRESMCGWLKDKYGLSWQIVPKKLIQLMNDPNQEKAYKVVQAMMKMQKIIIKDLEEAYNS, encoded by the coding sequence ATGAATAATGATATTTTTCCATGTCTTTGGTACGACGGAGACGCCAAGCAATCCGCAGAATTCTACTGTAAGGTTTTTGGCGGTGAAGTTACGGCAGATACTCCTGTGGTAATGAACATTGATTTGTTCGGGCAAAGAGTAATGCTTCTTAATGGTGGCCCCCAATTCAAAAAGAATCCGTCCATTTCGTTTATGGTAATCTGTGATTCTGAAGATGAGGTACAAACATATTGGGACCAGCTCCTGGAAGGAGGAATAGCTCTTATGGAGCTGGGATCTTACTCCTGGAGTAAGAAATATGGATGGGTACAGGATAAATATGGGGTGACATGGCAGTTGTTTTTAGGTGAAAAAGCCCAAGAACAAAGAATAGTTCCTACTTTGATGTTTATTCATGGAAATAATGGTAAAGCTAAAGAAGCAATGGAGCTTTATACCCAAACATTCCCGAATTCAAGCATTGGAAACATTTTAGAATATGGTGACGGAAGTGAAGGACATCCTATTCCTGAGCCGGCAGAAAATGTTCAGCATGCTCATTTTATAATTGATGGTTATTCTTTATTCTGTATGGATAACTCTTATGATCATCAGTTTGATTTTAATGAAGGAATTTCACTGGTAGTGATGACAGATAATCAGCAGCAAACTGATACTTACTGGAATGCACTTACTTCCAACGGAGGCAGAGAAAGTATGTGTGGCTGGTTAAAAGATAAATACGGACTAAGCTGGCAGATTGTTCCTAAAAAACTCATTCAGCTTATGAATGATCCTAATCAGGAAAAAGCTTACAAAGTGGTCCAGGCGATGATGAAAATGCAGAAAATTATTATTAAGGATTTAGAAGAGGCTTACAATTCTTAA
- a CDS encoding SRPBCC family protein, which yields METLSYETIIDAPLQKVWDILWGPETYGQWTQYFGAGSSVMKSDWLVGGKTYFLNEKGDGMVSTIDSLDEPNQIVFKHLGMTENGVEDTQSKEVMEWSGCFEKYFLIDLGGKTKLHTEVQVEKEWRDHMDTGFTKGLIVVKSLAEGVNLSAV from the coding sequence ATGGAAACCTTATCGTACGAAACAATAATTGATGCCCCCTTACAGAAGGTTTGGGACATCCTCTGGGGACCTGAAACCTATGGTCAATGGACACAATACTTTGGAGCCGGATCTTCTGTTATGAAATCCGACTGGCTGGTAGGTGGGAAAACCTATTTCCTTAATGAAAAAGGTGATGGAATGGTTTCTACCATAGACAGTTTGGATGAACCTAACCAAATTGTCTTTAAACATTTGGGAATGACCGAAAATGGAGTAGAAGATACCCAAAGTAAAGAAGTTATGGAGTGGAGCGGTTGCTTTGAAAAATACTTCCTGATAGATTTAGGTGGAAAAACAAAACTTCATACCGAAGTTCAGGTGGAGAAAGAATGGAGGGATCACATGGATACAGGTTTTACTAAAGGATTGATAGTGGTGAAAAGCCTGGCAGAAGGAGTTAATCTCAGCGCGGTATAA
- the gcvP gene encoding aminomethyl-transferring glycine dehydrogenase, whose amino-acid sequence MNTEQFVSRHISLNEADKQAMLEKLGVSSIEELISQTIPSSIRLEKDLEISEPLSEYEMLNHSKELASKNTDYTSYIGFGYHNTLLPSAIQRNIFENPSWYTAYTPYQAEIAQGRLEALLNFQTVVCDLTGFGLANASLLDESTAAAEAMHMFFNNRTKDQKKAEANKFFISDLVLPQTISVLKTKAEGLGIEVVIGDHKTHAFDASYYGVLLQYPGKNGIVLDYTENIVEYKKLDLQVAVACDPMALVKLKSPAEMGADCAVGTSQRFGIPLGYGGPHAAFFACREEYKRDIPGRIIGVSQDMYGKRALRMALQTREQHIKREKATSNICTAQVLLAVMAGMYAVYHGPKGLNYIADQIHFKANALKGGLAALGYQVVEEPIFDTVKITMPEEEKGRLMRMMQDHRLNLNYFTEGVVSIAINESTTLEKLNYLMASFAQFKDKQTFKLEIKEGYSIPEENLRKDEILTEEVFNRYHTETELMRYIKRLERKDLSLTHSMISLGSCTMKLNAATEMLPLSWADWGSVHPFVPVDQAGGYQQMIAELEKDLATITGFAGTSLQPNSGAQGEYAGLMVIREYHISRGDHHRNVVLIPQSAHGTNPASAAMAGMKIVVVKNLENGEIDFEDLKAKTELHSANLSAVMITYPSTYGFFDANIKEITNLIHEHGGQVYMDGANMNAQVGFTSPGNIGADVCHLNLHKTFAIPHGGGGPGVGPICVAKHLVPFLPSNANIKIGTKEAIDGISAAPYGSGLILNISYAYIKMLGTEGLKKATGHAIMNANYLKEILAEHFPILYSNENGRVAHECIVDFRQFKSLGIEVADVAKRLMDYGFHAPTVSFPVAGTLMIEPTESESKAEIDRFAEALISIKQEIDEIANGQADQANNVLKNAPHTEQLVISDSWDKPYSREKAAYPLEWVRDHKFFASVSRVDEAYGDRNLVCTCEPIEAYM is encoded by the coding sequence ATGAATACAGAACAGTTTGTGAGCCGTCACATTTCCTTAAATGAAGCCGATAAACAGGCGATGTTGGAAAAACTTGGCGTTTCTAGTATTGAAGAGTTAATTTCTCAGACCATTCCTTCTTCCATCCGTTTAGAGAAAGATCTTGAGATCTCAGAACCGCTTTCGGAATACGAAATGCTGAACCACTCTAAAGAGCTGGCATCAAAAAATACTGATTATACAAGTTATATCGGTTTCGGATACCATAACACCCTTTTACCATCAGCTATTCAGAGAAACATCTTTGAAAACCCAAGCTGGTATACTGCATATACTCCGTATCAGGCTGAAATTGCACAGGGAAGACTGGAAGCTCTTCTTAATTTCCAGACTGTAGTGTGTGACCTTACAGGTTTTGGTCTTGCTAACGCTTCTTTATTGGATGAATCTACTGCAGCTGCTGAAGCAATGCACATGTTCTTCAATAACAGAACTAAAGACCAGAAGAAAGCAGAGGCTAATAAATTCTTTATCTCAGACCTTGTATTGCCTCAAACTATCTCAGTATTGAAAACTAAGGCTGAAGGATTAGGAATTGAAGTTGTTATAGGAGATCACAAAACCCATGCATTTGATGCATCTTACTATGGTGTTTTATTACAATACCCTGGTAAAAACGGAATTGTTCTGGATTACACAGAAAACATCGTAGAATATAAAAAATTAGACCTTCAGGTAGCTGTTGCATGTGACCCAATGGCATTGGTGAAATTGAAATCACCGGCTGAAATGGGTGCTGACTGTGCAGTAGGAACTTCACAAAGATTTGGTATTCCATTAGGGTATGGAGGTCCTCACGCAGCATTCTTTGCTTGTAGAGAAGAATATAAAAGAGATATTCCTGGAAGAATCATTGGAGTTTCTCAGGATATGTACGGAAAACGTGCATTAAGAATGGCATTACAGACAAGAGAACAACACATCAAAAGAGAGAAGGCAACTTCTAACATTTGTACTGCTCAGGTTCTTTTAGCGGTAATGGCTGGGATGTATGCCGTTTACCACGGTCCAAAAGGATTAAATTATATCGCTGACCAGATCCACTTTAAAGCAAATGCTTTGAAAGGAGGTCTTGCAGCATTAGGATATCAGGTAGTAGAAGAGCCAATATTCGATACAGTGAAAATCACAATGCCTGAAGAAGAAAAGGGAAGACTGATGAGAATGATGCAGGATCACAGACTTAACCTTAACTACTTCACTGAAGGTGTTGTAAGCATTGCGATCAATGAAAGCACCACATTAGAGAAATTAAACTATCTGATGGCTTCTTTTGCTCAGTTTAAAGACAAGCAGACTTTCAAGCTAGAAATCAAAGAAGGATACAGTATTCCTGAAGAAAACCTTAGAAAGGACGAAATTCTTACCGAAGAAGTATTCAACAGATACCATACGGAAACAGAATTGATGCGTTATATCAAACGTCTTGAGAGAAAAGATTTATCATTGACTCACTCAATGATTTCTTTAGGATCTTGTACAATGAAGCTGAACGCAGCTACTGAAATGTTACCTCTTTCATGGGCTGATTGGGGAAGTGTACATCCATTTGTACCGGTAGATCAGGCCGGAGGCTATCAGCAAATGATTGCGGAGCTTGAAAAAGACCTTGCAACAATTACGGGTTTTGCTGGAACTTCATTACAGCCTAACTCAGGAGCTCAGGGAGAATATGCAGGATTGATGGTTATCAGAGAGTACCACATTTCAAGAGGAGACCACCACAGAAATGTAGTTTTGATTCCTCAGTCTGCACACGGAACTAACCCGGCTTCTGCGGCAATGGCAGGAATGAAAATTGTAGTCGTGAAAAACCTTGAAAACGGGGAGATCGATTTCGAAGATCTTAAAGCTAAAACAGAATTACATTCAGCGAATTTATCAGCTGTAATGATTACATATCCGTCTACTTACGGGTTCTTTGATGCCAACATCAAGGAAATTACCAACCTGATCCACGAACATGGAGGGCAGGTTTATATGGACGGGGCAAATATGAACGCTCAGGTAGGATTTACAAGTCCAGGAAACATTGGAGCAGATGTTTGTCACCTGAACCTTCACAAGACTTTTGCTATTCCTCACGGAGGTGGAGGTCCTGGGGTAGGTCCGATCTGTGTCGCTAAGCACTTAGTACCATTCCTTCCTTCCAATGCGAACATCAAAATCGGAACTAAAGAAGCAATCGATGGTATTTCTGCGGCACCTTACGGTTCAGGATTGATCTTAAACATTTCTTACGCTTACATCAAGATGTTAGGAACTGAAGGTCTGAAAAAAGCTACAGGACATGCCATCATGAACGCTAACTATCTTAAAGAAATTTTAGCTGAGCATTTCCCAATCTTATATTCAAACGAAAATGGAAGAGTGGCTCACGAATGTATCGTAGACTTCCGTCAGTTCAAATCTTTAGGGATTGAAGTAGCTGATGTAGCGAAGAGATTGATGGATTATGGATTCCATGCACCTACTGTTTCTTTCCCGGTTGCAGGAACATTAATGATTGAGCCTACAGAATCTGAAAGCAAAGCTGAAATTGATCGTTTTGCAGAGGCTTTAATCTCTATCAAACAGGAAATTGATGAGATTGCTAACGGACAGGCTGATCAGGCAAACAACGTATTGAAAAACGCTCCTCACACAGAACAGCTGGTAATCTCTGATTCATGGGATAAGCCATACAGTAGAGAAAAAGCAGCTTATCCGCTAGAGTGGGTAAGAGACCACAAATTCTTTGCTTCTGTATCAAGAGTAGATGAAGCTTACGGAGATAGAAACTTAGTATGTACTTGTGAGCCGATTGAAGCTTATATGTAA
- a CDS encoding VOC family protein: MAKLNPYLNFDGKAEEAFNFYKSIFGGEFVGEVHKMGNAPGTENLSDEEKNRVMHIALPVGNDLLMASDIVPSFGQKLNVGNNNYVSIFPDSREDADRIFKGLSEGGNIEMPIEDQFWGDYFGSFQDKYGVHWMINYNEEYAK, encoded by the coding sequence ATGGCAAAATTAAATCCTTACCTAAATTTCGATGGAAAAGCAGAAGAAGCTTTCAATTTTTACAAATCCATTTTTGGAGGTGAGTTCGTAGGAGAAGTTCATAAAATGGGAAATGCTCCCGGTACTGAAAATCTTTCTGATGAAGAAAAAAACAGAGTCATGCATATTGCTCTTCCAGTGGGAAATGACCTTTTAATGGCTTCCGATATTGTTCCTAGCTTCGGGCAGAAGCTAAATGTGGGAAATAATAATTATGTTTCCATTTTCCCGGATTCTAGAGAAGATGCAGACAGAATCTTTAAAGGACTGTCTGAAGGCGGGAATATAGAAATGCCGATTGAGGATCAGTTTTGGGGAGATTATTTTGGAAGCTTTCAGGATAAATATGGTGTTCATTGGATGATAAACTATAATGAAGAATACGCGAAATAA
- a CDS encoding J domain-containing protein: protein MKDYYYFLGISQDASDEDIKKAYRKLSLKYHPDKNDNDDFFADRFREIQEAYETLSDPIRRRSYDQNLESHQRSFRYNIPPAIKTFTANKIHAKKGEEIIISWQTSNADVVKVLPFGLEKPYGERIFKITEFKDGKFQLLLHATNSLLHKTVVQGITITEVFESDTEKFKNTVEEMFKAQPRTEINKSGQPKIVMLFWGVIVLVIALYFLIKEFF from the coding sequence ATGAAAGATTACTACTATTTTCTCGGTATATCTCAGGATGCTTCAGACGAAGACATCAAAAAAGCATATCGAAAACTCTCCCTGAAGTATCATCCCGATAAAAATGATAACGATGATTTTTTTGCAGACCGGTTTCGTGAGATTCAGGAGGCGTACGAAACATTGAGTGATCCGATCAGAAGACGTAGTTATGATCAGAATTTAGAAAGTCATCAGAGAAGTTTCAGATATAATATTCCTCCGGCAATAAAGACTTTTACAGCCAATAAAATTCATGCGAAAAAAGGAGAGGAAATCATCATCAGCTGGCAGACTAGTAATGCTGATGTGGTGAAGGTTCTGCCTTTCGGACTTGAAAAACCTTATGGAGAAAGGATCTTTAAGATCACAGAGTTCAAAGATGGAAAATTCCAGCTATTGCTTCACGCAACAAACTCATTATTGCATAAAACTGTAGTTCAGGGAATTACGATAACTGAAGTTTTTGAAAGTGATACTGAAAAATTCAAAAATACAGTGGAGGAAATGTTTAAGGCGCAGCCCAGAACGGAAATAAATAAATCCGGTCAGCCTAAAATTGTAATGCTGTTTTGGGGCGTTATTGTACTGGTAATTGCCTTATATTTCCTGATAAAGGAATTCTTTTAA
- a CDS encoding RNA polymerase sigma factor translates to MPQKDKESIISQTVSNYGGKLMSYIRPKVKNTEDAEDILQEVWYQFSSLTNLSEIVNVGGWLYRVTANKITDRYRKKKTENLEDFVYEDEDGSFSIKDILLMDESAGPEVKMFQDEIWKKLFEALDELPEKQRLVYVENELNDKTLQEIADEQGENIKTIISRKNYAVKHLRNRLRKLYEDLKS, encoded by the coding sequence ATGCCACAGAAGGATAAAGAAAGTATCATCTCACAAACCGTTTCCAACTACGGAGGGAAGCTGATGTCTTATATTCGTCCTAAAGTGAAAAACACGGAAGATGCGGAAGATATTCTGCAGGAAGTGTGGTATCAGTTCAGCAGTCTTACCAATCTTTCCGAGATTGTGAATGTAGGGGGCTGGCTGTATAGGGTAACGGCGAATAAAATTACGGACCGTTACCGTAAAAAGAAAACAGAAAATCTTGAAGATTTTGTCTATGAGGACGAAGACGGAAGTTTTTCCATCAAAGACATTTTATTGATGGATGAAAGCGCAGGTCCTGAAGTGAAGATGTTTCAGGATGAGATCTGGAAAAAACTGTTTGAAGCACTTGATGAACTTCCCGAAAAACAAAGGCTGGTCTACGTAGAAAACGAACTGAACGACAAAACCCTCCAGGAGATCGCCGATGAACAGGGAGAAAACATCAAAACCATCATCAGTAGAAAAAACTATGCTGTGAAGCATTTGAGAAACAGATTGAGAAAATTATACGAAGATTTAAAAAGTTAG
- a CDS encoding SDR family oxidoreductase: MKTQNKSQSKSKVPKEGLFPEIIRDDYQGSQKLLNKKAVISGGDSGIGQAVAVHFAREGADVAIIYKKSDKDARETQKLVEKEGRKCFLIKGDLTRETFRIQCAGKIKELWKNVDILVNNAGIHTSKNSLEKISDEQIQETFETNIISMISFTRSILALMKKGGRIICTTSVTAYRGSDHLIDYAATKGAILSFIRSLADNLAKKEILVNGVAPGPIWTPLVKEAFDDLSTFGKDTPLKRAGQPSEVAPAYVFLASKDANYITGEVIHINGGDFVGG, translated from the coding sequence ATGAAAACACAGAACAAATCACAATCTAAGTCGAAAGTCCCTAAGGAAGGATTGTTTCCGGAAATTATCAGGGATGACTATCAGGGAAGTCAAAAGTTATTAAATAAGAAAGCTGTTATTTCCGGAGGAGATAGTGGCATAGGGCAGGCAGTAGCTGTTCATTTTGCAAGAGAAGGAGCAGATGTTGCGATTATTTATAAGAAAAGTGACAAAGATGCCAGAGAAACCCAAAAGCTGGTGGAAAAAGAAGGGCGGAAATGTTTTTTAATTAAAGGTGATCTTACCAGAGAAACTTTCAGAATCCAATGTGCTGGAAAAATTAAAGAATTATGGAAGAATGTTGATATTCTTGTTAATAATGCAGGAATTCACACTTCAAAAAACAGTCTGGAAAAAATTTCTGATGAACAGATTCAGGAAACATTTGAAACCAATATTATTTCTATGATTTCCTTTACCCGGAGTATTCTTGCATTAATGAAAAAGGGCGGGCGGATTATTTGCACCACTTCTGTTACGGCATATCGGGGAAGTGATCATTTGATTGACTATGCAGCTACAAAAGGGGCTATTTTGTCCTTTATCCGTTCACTGGCAGATAATCTTGCAAAAAAAGAAATTCTGGTGAATGGAGTCGCTCCGGGACCTATATGGACGCCGCTTGTAAAAGAAGCTTTTGATGATCTTTCAACATTTGGGAAAGATACTCCGCTGAAACGTGCCGGCCAACCATCAGAGGTTGCCCCGGCTTATGTTTTTCTTGCTTCTAAAGATGCCAATTATATTACAGGCGAGGTTATTCACATTAATGGCGGAGATTTTGTAGGAGGTTAG
- a CDS encoding alpha/beta hydrolase, with protein MTPKNIFITILTLLSIFMPGQKSGLKPNQYIFFLHNKFLEGHAFDEVHPKYGIVEYEKVLHELKDSNNVILFEKRKANTDPAVYALKIKKQIDRLIKKGVKAENITVVGTSQGGYIAQYISWYEKNPQLKFVIIGASFKDDSLEKDPNFRLYGKILSITEKSDDGHVPLSQEQRFIRSDIKDFKEIELNTGLNHGFLFKALDAWLIPTKEWIYSK; from the coding sequence ATGACTCCAAAGAATATTTTCATCACCATACTCACTCTTCTTTCTATTTTTATGCCTGGCCAGAAGTCTGGATTAAAACCGAACCAATATATTTTTTTTCTTCACAATAAGTTTTTGGAAGGACATGCTTTTGATGAAGTACATCCTAAATATGGTATTGTGGAGTATGAAAAAGTGCTTCATGAATTGAAGGACAGCAATAATGTTATTCTTTTTGAGAAGAGAAAGGCTAATACTGATCCGGCAGTATATGCTCTGAAAATAAAGAAACAGATTGATCGCCTGATCAAAAAGGGGGTTAAAGCTGAAAATATTACGGTAGTGGGAACATCCCAAGGTGGGTATATTGCACAATATATCTCCTGGTATGAAAAAAATCCGCAGCTGAAATTTGTTATTATTGGAGCCAGTTTTAAAGATGATTCTTTAGAAAAAGACCCGAATTTCAGATTGTATGGAAAAATCCTTTCCATCACAGAAAAATCAGATGATGGCCATGTTCCTCTATCTCAGGAGCAGCGGTTTATCAGATCTGATATCAAAGATTTTAAAGAAATTGAGCTTAATACAGGACTGAATCATGGCTTTCTTTTTAAAGCTCTTGATGCTTGGCTTATCCCTACAAAAGAATGGATTTATAGTAAATAA
- a CDS encoding SRPBCC domain-containing protein, with product MEQLSYEIEINAEPEKVWSVLWSDITYRQWTTAFTEGSFYEGALEENSIVKFLDPKNNGMYSRVTKVIPNEEITFLHLGEIYEGIEVAQEWGNATEAYFLEENDEGTLLRIVINTPEEFKSFFEEKFPKAMNIVKHLSENQL from the coding sequence ATGGAACAATTATCATACGAAATAGAAATCAATGCAGAACCTGAAAAAGTATGGAGCGTCCTTTGGAGTGATATTACTTACAGACAATGGACTACTGCTTTTACAGAAGGCTCTTTTTATGAAGGAGCATTGGAAGAGAATAGCATCGTGAAATTTTTAGATCCTAAAAACAATGGGATGTATAGCCGGGTTACAAAAGTGATCCCCAATGAGGAAATAACATTTCTGCACTTAGGTGAAATTTATGAAGGAATTGAAGTTGCCCAGGAATGGGGCAATGCAACAGAAGCTTACTTCCTTGAAGAAAATGATGAAGGAACATTATTGAGAATAGTCATTAATACTCCGGAAGAGTTTAAATCTTTTTTTGAAGAAAAATTTCCAAAAGCAATGAATATTGTAAAGCATCTTTCGGAAAATCAGCTTTAA
- a CDS encoding S9 family peptidase codes for MNLNSKIFGTAYIVLSSIMINAQNTAGKLPGDPTLPSTKANLEKLVSYDKGNFKYKVEDYFARPKASAFKISPDGRYLSYKEKDKDSKNHVYVKDLNSGKITKAIVEKDDLIKAYGWLNKNRLFYTQDKGGNENIHLYAADVDGSNLKDLTPFDGITLGEINPIKDTDFVVVTMNKNNKQIFEPFKINFVTGEMTQLYENKDVNSPIDGYIFDKDGNLRGYSVLENGLTTKTYYKDIQTGKFNLLKSADWSDTFSIIRFNDNSKNKDEAYVVTNLDSDKTRIVLYDLKKNAVIKEVYTNPVFDVSSISLAGKNRNYELDYISYEGLKGETVPVSKFYKEVDSKLKAQFGDKEFSIVSSDDNDDKLLVVVGSDKLYGTYYEYDTKTKQTKLLYNLMPQLKEEDMAEMRPIEFKSRDGLTIRGYITLPKAALEGKKVPLIVNPHGGPQGIRDHWGFNPETQLFASRGYATLQVNFRISGGYGKEFQKAGYKQIGRKAMDDVEDGVKYAISQGWIDKDKIAIYGGSHGGYATLMGLIKTPDLYACGVDYVGVSNIFTFFDSFPEYWKPYKEMVKQIWYDLDNPAEAKIAKEVSPVFQIDKIKKPLFVVQGANDPRVNINESDQIVKAMRAKGFEVPYMVKYDEGHGFGKEPNRIELYKSMLGFFAENFNKK; via the coding sequence ATGAATCTAAATTCCAAAATTTTTGGTACAGCTTATATTGTACTTTCTTCTATTATGATCAACGCACAAAACACGGCAGGTAAACTTCCGGGAGACCCTACACTTCCGTCTACCAAAGCTAATCTTGAGAAACTAGTATCCTACGATAAAGGAAACTTCAAATATAAAGTAGAAGATTATTTTGCAAGGCCAAAAGCTTCAGCATTTAAAATTTCTCCTGATGGAAGATACCTTTCTTATAAAGAAAAAGATAAGGATAGTAAAAACCATGTATACGTTAAAGACCTGAATTCAGGGAAAATTACCAAAGCAATTGTTGAAAAAGATGATCTGATCAAAGCTTATGGCTGGCTGAATAAAAACCGTCTGTTTTATACCCAGGATAAAGGAGGAAACGAGAACATTCATTTATATGCTGCGGATGTAGATGGAAGCAACCTTAAGGATTTAACACCGTTTGACGGGATCACATTAGGAGAAATTAATCCTATAAAAGATACAGACTTCGTTGTTGTTACGATGAACAAAAACAATAAGCAGATTTTTGAGCCGTTTAAAATCAATTTTGTAACCGGAGAAATGACTCAGTTGTATGAAAATAAAGATGTCAACAGCCCTATCGATGGATATATTTTTGATAAAGACGGAAATTTAAGAGGATATAGTGTTCTTGAAAACGGGCTGACGACCAAAACCTATTACAAAGATATACAGACAGGAAAATTCAATCTCCTGAAATCTGCAGACTGGTCAGATACCTTTAGCATTATCAGGTTTAATGATAACTCTAAGAATAAAGATGAAGCTTATGTAGTGACCAATCTGGATAGTGATAAGACAAGAATTGTTTTGTATGATCTGAAGAAAAATGCAGTAATCAAAGAAGTGTATACGAACCCTGTGTTTGATGTGAGTTCGATAAGCTTGGCAGGTAAAAACAGAAATTACGAACTGGACTATATCAGTTATGAAGGCCTGAAAGGAGAAACAGTACCTGTAAGCAAGTTTTATAAGGAGGTTGATAGTAAATTAAAAGCCCAGTTTGGAGATAAGGAATTCAGTATTGTTTCTTCAGATGATAATGATGATAAACTTTTGGTAGTAGTGGGAAGTGATAAATTATACGGAACTTACTACGAGTATGATACCAAAACCAAACAAACAAAACTTCTTTATAATCTGATGCCACAGCTGAAAGAAGAAGATATGGCTGAAATGAGGCCTATTGAATTCAAAAGCAGGGATGGATTAACCATCCGTGGGTATATTACACTGCCTAAAGCCGCTTTGGAGGGGAAAAAAGTTCCTTTAATCGTAAATCCTCACGGTGGACCTCAGGGCATCAGAGATCATTGGGGATTCAATCCGGAAACTCAATTGTTTGCAAGCAGAGGGTATGCTACTCTTCAGGTGAATTTCAGAATTTCAGGAGGATACGGAAAAGAGTTTCAAAAAGCAGGATATAAGCAGATCGGAAGAAAAGCCATGGATGATGTGGAAGATGGAGTAAAATATGCGATCAGCCAAGGTTGGATAGATAAAGATAAAATAGCGATCTACGGAGGAAGCCACGGCGGATATGCAACTTTAATGGGATTAATTAAAACTCCGGATCTATATGCTTGCGGAGTAGACTATGTAGGAGTTTCCAACATCTTTACTTTTTTTGATTCCTTCCCGGAGTACTGGAAACCTTATAAGGAAATGGTAAAACAGATCTGGTATGACCTGGATAATCCGGCAGAAGCTAAAATTGCTAAAGAAGTATCACCGGTATTTCAAATTGATAAAATTAAGAAACCTCTATTTGTAGTGCAGGGAGCTAATGATCCCAGAGTAAATATCAACGAGTCTGATCAGATTGTAAAAGCAATGCGTGCAAAAGGATTTGAGGTGCCTTATATGGTAAAATATGATGAAGGACACGGATTTGGAAAAGAGCCTAACAGAATCGAATTGTATAAATCAATGTTAGGATTCTTTGCTGAAAATTTCAATAAAAAATAA
- a CDS encoding SRPBCC family protein, with product MDPIKIDITILAPVEKVWNYFNEPKHITKWNFAHESWHCPSSENDLKVGGKFKNKMEAKDKSFAFDFEGVYDEVIPHELIKYHMEDGRKVEVIFDKIDDNTTKVIEIFDPEKQNSVEMQRDGWYAILNNFHKYVENH from the coding sequence ATGGACCCAATTAAAATAGACATTACCATTTTAGCACCGGTAGAAAAAGTATGGAATTATTTCAATGAACCCAAGCATATTACCAAATGGAATTTTGCCCATGAAAGCTGGCATTGTCCCAGTTCTGAAAACGATCTGAAGGTGGGTGGGAAATTTAAAAACAAAATGGAAGCAAAAGATAAAAGTTTTGCATTTGATTTTGAAGGAGTATATGATGAGGTAATACCTCATGAGCTTATAAAATATCACATGGAAGACGGGCGTAAAGTAGAGGTGATCTTTGATAAGATTGATGATAATACTACAAAAGTTATTGAAATTTTCGATCCCGAAAAACAAAACTCTGTGGAAATGCAGAGAGACGGCTGGTATGCTATTCTCAACAATTTCCATAAGTATGTTGAGAATCATTAA
- a CDS encoding DoxX family protein, with protein MKLLVILFGTFILTLLGTLIFQGKPDFLFSGNLGMAVFIVFTGFSHFKFQKGMAMMIPDFIPAKMFWVYSTGFLEIAAGIGLMIPAIREMTAVLLIVFYVLVFIANINSSQKNINIFKADYTGPGMQYLYTQRIPMQIILIAWTWYFGIYLH; from the coding sequence ATGAAATTATTAGTAATTCTTTTCGGAACATTTATATTGACTTTATTAGGAACCCTGATATTTCAGGGGAAGCCGGATTTTTTATTTTCAGGGAACCTTGGTATGGCGGTTTTTATCGTATTCACAGGATTCTCTCATTTTAAATTTCAGAAGGGAATGGCAATGATGATTCCCGATTTTATACCGGCTAAAATGTTTTGGGTATATAGTACCGGATTTTTGGAAATTGCAGCGGGAATAGGTCTTATGATTCCAGCCATTCGTGAGATGACAGCCGTTTTACTGATTGTTTTTTATGTATTGGTATTTATAGCGAATATCAACTCGTCCCAAAAAAACATCAATATTTTTAAAGCAGATTATACCGGACCGGGAATGCAATATCTTTATACCCAGAGAATTCCCATGCAGATTATTTTAATAGCATGGACCTGGTATTTCGGGATTTATTTACATTAA